The following coding sequences lie in one Streptomyces sp. NBC_00510 genomic window:
- a CDS encoding nucleoside-diphosphate kinase, with the protein MPPSGTVVEGVDFSQWVVALCKPDAVDRGLVDQVLERISGSYATVVARRHLTAQAWQAHVHYWDLLVNADWFTDRDIPACLDAEYAARPVTVALIHGAPGVHARLRDLLGHYDPTVAAPGTIRGDLGNDSLAAAVAEKRLVRNLAHTSDDPAAARRDFGTWFGAARRALLTEPAAPAQYLPV; encoded by the coding sequence ATGCCGCCGAGCGGCACCGTCGTGGAAGGCGTCGACTTCTCCCAGTGGGTCGTCGCGCTGTGCAAGCCCGACGCCGTGGACCGCGGCCTCGTCGACCAGGTACTCGAACGCATCTCCGGCTCCTACGCCACCGTCGTCGCCCGCCGTCACCTCACCGCGCAGGCCTGGCAGGCGCACGTGCACTACTGGGACCTGCTCGTCAACGCCGACTGGTTCACCGACCGCGACATCCCCGCCTGCCTCGACGCCGAGTACGCCGCCCGCCCGGTCACCGTCGCCCTCATCCATGGCGCGCCCGGCGTCCACGCGCGGCTGCGCGACCTACTCGGGCACTACGACCCCACCGTGGCCGCCCCCGGCACGATCCGCGGCGACCTGGGCAACGACAGCCTTGCCGCGGCGGTCGCCGAGAAGCGCCTCGTGCGGAACCTCGCGCACACCTCGGACGATCCGGCCGCGGCCCGCCGGGACTTCGGCACATGGTTCGGCGCCGCGCGCCGCGCTCTGCTGACCGAACCGGCCGCCCCGGCCCAGTACCTGCCCGTCTGA
- a CDS encoding thymidylate synthase yields MLTPPMSRSIEGAYVSLLELATEQTEHHIGPRGNDAREVIGVGFRLPDPRQRLPYLAERKVNPVFHFAEALWYLAGRRDLAMMVHYAPTMASDSRDGVNLDGSAYGHVLFYPAAGDTVSPFDRVLEVLQQEKDSKRGYLPVFSSAELADRDNPSVSCLAGLHLLPRGGRLHMVVNMRANDLDCGLLSDVFSFTMIQEYAAVRLGLMLGSYTHYIGSAHVNDRNVDRVKRVLHEARTRPAPQTYAFPAMPADTDADSITRVLQHEELLRTNRAQYTADDVAALDLDPYWQQVVLLFELYRQIKHDHTDAVTHDVLTALRPGLRWLCGHRWEACAQNRGEL; encoded by the coding sequence ATGCTCACTCCACCGATGAGCCGCAGCATCGAGGGCGCATACGTGTCCCTGCTGGAACTGGCGACTGAACAGACCGAGCACCACATTGGCCCGCGCGGCAACGACGCACGCGAGGTGATCGGCGTGGGCTTCCGCCTGCCCGACCCCCGTCAGCGCCTTCCCTACCTCGCGGAACGGAAGGTCAACCCGGTCTTCCACTTCGCCGAAGCGCTCTGGTACCTGGCCGGGCGGCGCGACCTGGCGATGATGGTCCACTACGCGCCGACGATGGCCTCGGACTCCCGCGACGGCGTCAACCTCGACGGAAGCGCCTACGGGCACGTCCTGTTCTACCCGGCCGCCGGCGACACCGTCTCCCCCTTCGACCGTGTCCTCGAGGTCCTGCAGCAGGAGAAGGACAGCAAACGCGGCTACCTGCCCGTGTTCTCCTCCGCGGAGCTCGCCGACCGCGACAACCCGAGCGTGTCGTGCCTGGCCGGCCTGCACCTGCTTCCCCGCGGCGGGCGCCTGCACATGGTGGTCAACATGCGGGCCAACGATCTGGACTGCGGCCTGCTGAGCGACGTGTTCTCCTTCACGATGATCCAGGAGTACGCGGCCGTGCGACTGGGCCTGATGCTCGGCTCCTACACCCACTACATCGGCTCCGCGCACGTCAACGACCGCAACGTCGACCGGGTCAAGCGCGTACTGCACGAGGCCCGCACCCGGCCCGCACCACAGACGTACGCGTTCCCGGCCATGCCCGCCGACACCGACGCGGACAGCATCACCCGCGTCCTGCAGCACGAGGAACTGCTCCGCACCAACCGCGCCCAGTACACCGCCGACGATGTGGCAGCCCTCGACCTGGACCCGTACTGGCAGCAAGTCGTGTTGCTGTTCGAGCTGTATCGGCAAATCAAGCACGACCACACCGACGCGGTCACCCACGACGTCCTCACGGCGCTGCGGCCGGGCCTGCGCTGGCTGTGCGGCCACCGCTGGGAGGCCTGCGCCCAGAACAGGGGCGAGCTGTGA
- a CDS encoding pentapeptide repeat-containing protein, which produces MSGSVLLVVFVTVVAPRYLLSWDAPATPAADRAKAVNDIRATLLQGLAGVALLIGAFFTWRQLDVSRQGHLTQRFTAAVEQLGSASPEVRIGAVYALERIARDSVADRGPIAEVLCSFVKRTGPAAPLGERPTPRDAARKGELARTYGGEEPLSLRSPDRQAAMTVLGRRARTPYFQELRLDRTDLRRARLVFADLVDADLHYSDLTDAGLNGADLRRADLTGIFLAGAVLINADLRQADLRTAVLWHARLEGADLRAADLSGADLTGAVVKGARFELADLRGADLAGTDPSVAGLTGAVADATTIWPSGFDPTATDVVTAGADAPPLTPQSTHDLPR; this is translated from the coding sequence GTGAGCGGCAGCGTGCTGTTGGTCGTCTTCGTCACGGTGGTGGCACCGCGGTATCTGCTGAGCTGGGACGCTCCCGCGACGCCCGCTGCAGACCGGGCGAAGGCGGTCAATGACATCCGGGCCACGCTGTTGCAGGGGCTGGCGGGTGTGGCCCTGCTGATCGGCGCTTTCTTCACCTGGCGCCAGCTTGATGTCAGCCGGCAAGGGCATCTCACTCAGCGTTTCACGGCGGCCGTGGAGCAGCTGGGCAGCGCCAGCCCGGAGGTACGGATCGGTGCGGTCTATGCCCTTGAGCGCATCGCCCGGGATTCTGTTGCCGACCGCGGGCCGATCGCGGAGGTGTTGTGCTCCTTTGTGAAACGCACCGGGCCGGCCGCCCCGCTTGGCGAGCGGCCGACTCCCCGCGATGCGGCACGCAAAGGCGAGCTGGCCCGCACGTACGGCGGGGAAGAACCGCTGTCCCTGCGATCCCCGGACCGCCAGGCGGCGATGACCGTGCTCGGCCGTAGGGCGCGCACGCCGTACTTCCAGGAACTGCGCCTGGACCGAACCGACCTTCGCCGGGCCCGGCTGGTCTTCGCCGACCTTGTCGACGCCGACCTGCACTACAGCGACCTCACCGACGCGGGCCTGAACGGGGCCGACCTGCGACGTGCTGATCTGACCGGCATTTTCCTGGCCGGTGCCGTGCTCATCAACGCCGACCTCCGCCAGGCCGACCTGCGGACGGCGGTGTTGTGGCACGCGCGGCTGGAGGGAGCGGACCTGCGTGCTGCGGACCTGTCCGGAGCCGACCTGACGGGTGCAGTGGTCAAAGGCGCACGGTTCGAGCTGGCCGATCTACGGGGCGCGGACCTCGCGGGCACCGACCCGAGCGTTGCCGGCCTGACCGGGGCGGTGGCTGACGCGACCACGATCTGGCCGTCAGGGTTCGACCCCACAGCCACGGACGTGGTCACTGCCGGGGCCGACGCCCCGCCGCTGACTCCGCAGTCAACCCACGACCTGCCCCGGTGA
- a CDS encoding 3'-5' exonuclease, whose amino-acid sequence MNFSSWPRLLVVDVEGNGQTPPDLVEVAALPITDGRPDKTRASAWLTKPRRPITGFATRVHGLTNQALASAPGWEEIADHVHTLLGTAWIVAHNAHVDYKVLKAHLPRWEPAGVLDTLRLAKATYDLTKYSLDAVLEHVQPDMSEAPAHRHRATYDTWATAQLLVAMARHYGTWDELVAAAVPPGLPGAPEPERDPTLW is encoded by the coding sequence ATGAACTTCTCCTCCTGGCCCCGGCTGCTCGTCGTCGACGTCGAGGGCAACGGCCAGACCCCGCCCGACCTGGTCGAGGTCGCCGCGCTGCCCATCACGGACGGCCGGCCCGACAAGACCAGGGCCAGCGCGTGGCTGACCAAACCCCGACGCCCGATCACGGGCTTCGCCACCCGCGTGCACGGCCTGACCAACCAGGCCCTCGCGAGCGCGCCGGGCTGGGAGGAGATCGCCGACCACGTCCACACGCTGCTGGGCACGGCATGGATCGTCGCCCACAACGCGCACGTGGACTACAAGGTGCTCAAAGCGCACCTTCCGCGGTGGGAACCCGCCGGGGTCCTCGACACGCTACGCCTCGCCAAGGCGACGTACGACCTGACGAAGTACAGCCTCGACGCCGTGCTCGAGCACGTCCAGCCGGACATGAGCGAGGCCCCGGCACACCGCCACCGCGCCACCTATGACACCTGGGCCACCGCGCAACTCCTCGTCGCCATGGCACGCCACTACGGCACCTGGGACGAGCTCGTGGCCGCGGCCGTACCGCCCGGCCTGCCCGGTGCCCCCGAACCCGAAAGGGACCCGACGCTGTGGTGA
- a CDS encoding DUF932 domain-containing protein, translated as MTHQQNQPQSPAATTAARNASLADLAGLLKSQQADKVDVVAPAAALTAHGGQIVVQGVAPVLSTGGVTLADGTYRPTQVADEGIADKLRIPLAYLRRMRAENLPLFDLNVSGWLEADPSRRFLLRTFRSAEEGTPGVLRALLSDSYRVIDNFDILTAALNGVQQSGHEVNITGCDLTDRRMLVRVESEHVHVHAPQLLKGYRSPFTGQTGDELPIVSAGFVISNSEVGSGAFTITPRIVVQICRNGMQMGHDALKAVHLGTKLEAGVIRWSADTESKTLDLITARARDAVATFMDRAYLEAKLRELEEQAGAPVKDPAAAIEFVAKKLRYTDSVRESVFAHFIHGGQVTASGVMQAITATAQTLTDADAAHELEGTALTAMAMVPTA; from the coding sequence ATGACCCACCAGCAGAACCAGCCCCAGTCCCCCGCCGCCACCACCGCCGCGCGTAACGCGTCGCTCGCGGACCTCGCGGGCCTGCTCAAGTCGCAGCAGGCCGACAAGGTCGACGTCGTGGCCCCCGCCGCCGCGCTCACCGCCCACGGCGGACAGATCGTGGTGCAGGGCGTGGCCCCCGTTCTGTCCACAGGCGGCGTCACGCTCGCCGACGGCACCTACCGGCCCACCCAGGTGGCCGACGAGGGGATCGCCGACAAGCTGCGCATCCCGCTCGCCTACCTGCGACGCATGCGCGCCGAGAACCTGCCGCTGTTCGATCTGAACGTGTCCGGCTGGCTGGAGGCCGACCCGTCCCGCCGATTCCTGCTGCGCACGTTCCGCAGCGCCGAGGAGGGCACGCCGGGCGTGCTGCGCGCGCTGCTGTCGGACAGCTACCGCGTGATCGACAACTTCGACATTCTCACGGCCGCACTCAACGGCGTGCAGCAGTCCGGGCACGAGGTGAACATCACCGGCTGTGACCTGACCGACCGCCGCATGCTGGTGCGCGTGGAGTCCGAGCACGTCCACGTGCACGCCCCCCAGCTGCTCAAGGGATACCGCTCCCCGTTCACCGGCCAGACCGGGGACGAACTGCCGATCGTGTCGGCAGGGTTCGTGATCTCCAACAGCGAAGTCGGTTCCGGGGCGTTCACCATCACCCCGCGCATCGTGGTCCAGATCTGCCGCAACGGCATGCAGATGGGGCACGACGCGCTCAAGGCCGTGCACCTGGGCACCAAGCTGGAAGCCGGTGTCATCCGCTGGAGTGCCGACACCGAGTCCAAAACGCTGGACCTGATCACCGCCCGCGCCCGCGACGCAGTGGCCACCTTCATGGACCGCGCATACCTGGAGGCCAAGCTCCGCGAACTCGAGGAGCAGGCCGGGGCCCCGGTCAAGGACCCCGCCGCCGCGATCGAGTTCGTCGCGAAGAAGCTGCGGTACACCGACAGCGTGCGTGAGTCGGTGTTCGCCCACTTCATCCACGGCGGACAGGTCACCGCCAGCGGCGTGATGCAGGCCATCACCGCCACCGCCCAGACGCTGACCGACGCCGACGCCGCCCACGAACTGGAAGGAACCGCGCTCACCGCCATGGCGATGGTCCCCACCGCCTGA
- a CDS encoding IS630 family transposase translates to MAERVRVREIDDDEGRRLLRIVRRGTGSVVTWRRAQMVLLSAQGMAVAKIAEVTFTSPDRVRDVIHDFNADGFEALYPKYKGGRPRTFTLPERREIKKIAKSKPVEHGLPCSTWSLAKLAGFLVAEGVVDDISHEGLRVLLREEGVSFQRVKTWKTSRDPDYAAKKARVEHLYAIADDEVTPDGGEPEVVFCMDEFGPLNLQPHPGRQWAELGGKHKDPDREPRPRRRATYTRPHGVRHLFAAYDLSKNKLYGHIKKTKNRSKFLEFCRYLRGLYPTNVRIAIVCDNFSPHLTTKRCRRVADWAEANNVEIAYTPTNSSWLNRIEAQFTALRYFALDGTDHPTHKAQGSMIRRYIIWRNKNATDKHLTALVSRANAA, encoded by the coding sequence GTGGCAGAGCGAGTACGGGTTCGCGAGATCGATGACGACGAGGGCCGGCGGCTGCTGCGGATCGTCCGCAGGGGGACCGGATCGGTGGTGACCTGGCGGCGCGCGCAGATGGTCTTGCTGTCCGCGCAAGGCATGGCCGTGGCGAAGATCGCCGAAGTGACGTTCACGAGCCCGGACCGGGTTCGTGATGTGATCCACGACTTCAACGCCGACGGCTTTGAGGCGCTCTACCCCAAGTACAAGGGTGGACGCCCCAGGACCTTCACCCTGCCCGAGCGCAGAGAGATCAAGAAGATCGCCAAGTCCAAGCCGGTCGAGCACGGCCTGCCCTGCTCGACCTGGAGCCTGGCCAAACTGGCCGGCTTCCTGGTCGCCGAGGGGGTGGTCGACGACATCAGCCACGAGGGCCTGCGGGTCCTGCTCCGCGAGGAGGGCGTCTCCTTTCAACGCGTGAAGACCTGGAAGACCTCCCGTGACCCCGACTACGCCGCCAAGAAGGCCCGGGTCGAGCACCTCTACGCGATTGCCGACGACGAGGTCACACCCGATGGCGGAGAACCCGAAGTCGTGTTCTGCATGGACGAGTTCGGCCCGCTTAACCTCCAACCGCACCCGGGACGGCAGTGGGCCGAACTCGGCGGCAAGCACAAGGATCCCGACCGGGAACCCAGACCGAGGAGGCGAGCGACATACACCCGCCCGCACGGCGTGCGTCACCTGTTCGCCGCGTATGACCTGAGCAAGAACAAGCTCTACGGGCACATCAAGAAGACCAAGAACCGCTCGAAGTTCCTGGAGTTCTGCCGCTACCTGCGCGGCCTCTACCCGACCAACGTGCGCATCGCCATCGTCTGCGACAACTTCTCCCCGCACCTGACCACCAAGCGCTGCCGCCGGGTCGCGGACTGGGCCGAGGCGAACAACGTCGAGATCGCCTACACCCCGACCAACAGCTCCTGGCTCAACCGCATCGAAGCCCAGTTCACCGCCCTGCGCTACTTCGCCCTCGACGGCACCGACCACCCCACTCACAAGGCCCAGGGCAGCATGATCCGCCGCTACATCATCTGGCGGAACAAGAACGCCACCGACAAGCACCTCACAGCCCTCGTGAGCAGGGCCAACGCAGCCTGA
- a CDS encoding restriction endonuclease, with amino-acid sequence MIASVRRSYPIKGSASEGACLPDRPDAVRLIRLSHLSRDGEIAEPDEDADIWRNDVPEQFHLRAGDLLLSEVITGHPKAARVEESDLPAAAVGSLLVLRPVTSLPLDHARLILAFLRSDSVGRLAYGTAGLRRLSPRDLRTLTLPIVDQALSAALEELSTAGQRMSCWSAEAANLANSVYDTGSNPENARRSIIEAGQLTRLRAEAAAQLDQPGYIFRTRLPYPIALRWREVEARTSANDTAPAYDAVLETAEALLAYGALVAAALAHEAGISLSSVSDLQRKLSGGAGGPGLGDWTAILQQIGGAKTRRGLTPDHPLHELGTLLSSDDVQQARSRLADRRHARAHGRALDAVTLPAALQEARGDLELVLGHARFLADLPLVHVTSVSWDAYQAEASIMFRRLMGDHPVVPTSTMKHPSNTIESGSLYLVDRDRGLHLLRPFLTIEVCETCHNWSTFHADKERGQLVQKSLEHGHHYPYNTDARVLQQVGLL; translated from the coding sequence GTGATCGCCAGCGTTCGGCGTAGCTATCCGATCAAGGGCTCTGCATCGGAGGGTGCTTGCCTGCCGGATCGGCCGGATGCCGTACGTCTGATCAGGCTCAGCCACCTGAGCCGGGACGGGGAGATTGCCGAACCGGACGAAGATGCCGACATCTGGCGGAACGATGTACCGGAGCAATTCCACCTCCGCGCCGGAGATCTTCTGCTATCTGAAGTGATCACCGGACACCCCAAGGCAGCTCGTGTCGAGGAGTCCGACCTGCCCGCGGCAGCTGTGGGCAGCCTCCTCGTCCTACGCCCCGTCACCTCCTTGCCGCTGGACCACGCTCGCCTGATCCTCGCCTTCCTGCGCTCAGACAGCGTCGGACGCTTGGCCTACGGCACGGCCGGGCTCCGGCGGCTTTCGCCCAGAGACCTCCGTACCCTGACGTTGCCGATAGTCGATCAGGCACTCTCGGCAGCGCTGGAGGAACTGAGCACAGCTGGCCAACGGATGAGTTGCTGGAGCGCAGAAGCAGCGAACCTGGCCAACTCCGTATACGACACCGGGTCCAACCCCGAGAACGCGCGACGCTCCATCATCGAGGCTGGCCAGCTCACCCGCCTCCGAGCGGAAGCCGCAGCCCAACTTGACCAACCGGGCTACATCTTCCGCACCCGACTTCCATACCCCATCGCGTTGCGCTGGCGAGAAGTCGAGGCCCGGACCAGTGCAAACGACACTGCGCCCGCCTACGACGCCGTTCTTGAGACAGCGGAGGCGCTTCTCGCGTACGGCGCTCTGGTCGCGGCGGCCCTTGCCCATGAAGCCGGGATAAGTCTCTCCTCCGTATCGGATCTACAACGCAAACTGTCCGGGGGCGCAGGCGGCCCAGGGCTGGGGGACTGGACGGCGATCCTGCAGCAAATCGGCGGGGCGAAGACCCGGCGCGGCTTGACTCCGGACCACCCCCTCCACGAGCTGGGAACCCTTCTCAGCAGTGATGACGTCCAGCAGGCACGGAGTCGGCTGGCAGACCGCCGCCATGCCAGAGCGCACGGGCGTGCGCTCGACGCAGTCACCCTCCCCGCGGCGCTGCAGGAGGCACGCGGCGACCTAGAGCTGGTGCTGGGACATGCCCGGTTCCTCGCTGATCTGCCTCTTGTCCACGTGACGTCCGTGTCGTGGGACGCCTACCAGGCCGAGGCTTCGATCATGTTCCGGCGCCTGATGGGCGACCATCCCGTGGTGCCCACCTCGACGATGAAGCATCCGAGCAACACGATCGAGAGCGGCAGCCTGTACCTGGTCGACCGCGACCGTGGCCTGCACCTCCTGCGACCCTTCCTCACGATCGAGGTGTGCGAGACGTGCCACAACTGGTCGACCTTCCACGCGGACAAGGAGAGGGGTCAGCTCGTCCAGAAGAGCCTTGAGCACGGCCATCACTACCCGTACAACACCGACGCCCGGGTCCTCCAGCAGGTCGGGTTGCTCTGA
- a CDS encoding ParB/RepB/Spo0J family partition protein, with the protein MSGEAPGVRTTVTEEESHHGHCDQGPKAAPPADDVTEKPDAATAPAEAFGTTWTLQDIDPSHLVRDEASARPDTPPDAALIASIKAIGVQEVVGVRPRPDGTFGVFKGWRRSQAAQLANDSAEAENRPPA; encoded by the coding sequence ATGTCGGGAGAGGCACCCGGCGTCCGAACCACCGTCACAGAAGAGGAGAGCCATCATGGCCACTGCGACCAAGGCCCGAAGGCCGCGCCCCCGGCCGACGACGTGACCGAGAAGCCCGACGCCGCCACAGCCCCCGCCGAGGCGTTCGGCACCACGTGGACGCTCCAGGACATCGACCCGTCCCACCTCGTTCGAGACGAGGCCAGCGCGCGGCCCGACACGCCGCCGGACGCGGCCCTGATCGCCTCGATCAAGGCCATCGGGGTTCAGGAGGTCGTCGGCGTGCGGCCCCGCCCGGACGGCACCTTCGGCGTCTTCAAGGGCTGGCGTCGCTCCCAGGCCGCCCAGCTCGCCAACGACAGCGCGGAGGCCGAGAACCGGCCCCCTGCATAG
- a CDS encoding N-acetyltransferase translates to MDLELQRIGREQLDEVRHTLLSVYAEVYAHRMEDPFFSIERFDERLTGHAGRNSWEAVIGYVNAEPVGYAYGAALQPGARWWMHQLDPLPEDYTEETGARTLALFEIMTREQWRGTGVAHRIHEELLASRAEERVTLLVDPRKVDVKAMYERWGYASVGEQKPFPDSPLYATMVRQLRTPTTA, encoded by the coding sequence ATGGACCTGGAGCTTCAGCGCATCGGACGGGAACAGCTCGACGAGGTACGGCACACCCTCCTAAGCGTGTACGCCGAGGTCTACGCGCACCGCATGGAGGACCCGTTCTTCTCCATAGAGCGCTTCGATGAGCGACTTACAGGGCACGCCGGCCGCAACTCCTGGGAGGCCGTCATCGGCTATGTGAACGCAGAGCCCGTCGGCTACGCCTACGGCGCCGCCCTGCAGCCCGGCGCCCGCTGGTGGATGCACCAGCTCGACCCCCTGCCAGAGGACTACACCGAGGAGACAGGCGCCCGCACTCTCGCTCTGTTCGAGATCATGACCCGCGAACAGTGGCGTGGTACCGGCGTCGCCCATCGCATCCACGAGGAGCTGCTCGCCAGCCGCGCCGAGGAGCGCGTGACTCTGCTGGTGGACCCCCGCAAGGTCGATGTCAAGGCCATGTACGAGCGCTGGGGCTACGCAAGCGTCGGCGAGCAGAAGCCGTTCCCGGACTCCCCGCTCTACGCCACCATGGTCCGCCAACTCCGAACCCCCACGACCGCGTAG
- a CDS encoding radical SAM protein yields the protein MLQLLNARGLTNHVLIITRWRVEPEDCAVLNSFTHLRLTILVTHSGIDDPRIEPVDSNIAATSLRTLYEHAENYRTLLYWRPIVPGLNDTDAHLARARELSRHAHATVFTGLFFKDEIAAYYEGHGLPIPYDDTARRKVMPEIGEHRILAAFHDPGNSEAPWGPLFRKTSCGVAYVHGEADYNGHYGIRELCDICPLEQLQLCKDAWAKPDLTAVTARAQELGATGPVEIGERAIIVEGLDGPTRNYLQQLFGYQCHDRHSPHLYRQHGRAPIGWPAENGTA from the coding sequence GTGCTGCAGCTCCTCAACGCCCGCGGCCTGACGAACCACGTCCTGATCATCACCCGGTGGCGCGTCGAGCCCGAGGACTGCGCGGTCCTCAACAGCTTCACGCACCTGCGTCTGACGATCCTGGTCACCCACTCCGGCATCGACGACCCGCGCATCGAACCGGTGGACTCCAACATCGCCGCCACCAGCCTCCGCACCCTGTACGAGCACGCCGAGAACTACCGCACCCTGCTGTACTGGCGGCCGATCGTACCCGGCCTCAACGACACCGACGCCCACCTGGCGCGCGCCCGCGAGCTGTCCCGCCACGCCCACGCGACCGTCTTCACCGGCCTGTTCTTCAAGGACGAGATCGCCGCCTACTACGAGGGCCACGGCCTGCCGATCCCCTACGACGACACCGCCCGCCGCAAGGTCATGCCCGAGATCGGCGAACACCGGATCTTGGCCGCCTTCCACGACCCCGGCAACAGCGAAGCCCCCTGGGGCCCGCTGTTCCGCAAGACCTCATGCGGCGTGGCCTACGTCCACGGCGAGGCCGACTACAACGGGCACTACGGCATCAGGGAACTGTGCGACATCTGCCCCCTGGAACAGCTCCAGCTCTGCAAGGACGCATGGGCCAAGCCCGACCTGACCGCCGTCACCGCACGGGCACAGGAACTCGGCGCGACCGGCCCCGTTGAGATTGGAGAGCGCGCCATCATCGTGGAAGGCCTCGACGGGCCCACCCGGAACTACCTGCAGCAGTTGTTCGGCTACCAGTGCCACGACCGGCACAGCCCCCACCTGTACCGCCAGCACGGCCGAGCCCCAATCGGCTGGCCCGCGGAGAACGGAACGGCATGA
- the cas2e gene encoding type I-E CRISPR-associated endoribonuclease Cas2e yields MTVVVLIAAPPGLRGHLTRWFLETAPGVFVGTPNPRIRDRLWNVLAERISDGQAVMIEPAATEQGWSVRTAGRDRWTPADFDGITLMARPRGNGTEPWRPTQIT; encoded by the coding sequence ATGACAGTCGTCGTGCTCATCGCCGCACCACCAGGACTACGCGGTCACCTCACCCGATGGTTCCTCGAAACAGCCCCAGGCGTCTTCGTCGGAACGCCTAACCCCCGTATCCGCGATCGCCTGTGGAACGTGCTCGCCGAGCGAATCAGCGACGGACAAGCCGTCATGATCGAGCCAGCAGCTACAGAGCAGGGATGGTCCGTACGCACAGCTGGCCGTGACCGCTGGACCCCCGCTGACTTCGACGGCATCACCCTCATGGCCCGCCCACGCGGCAACGGAACGGAACCATGGCGCCCCACGCAAATTACGTAA